A region of Desulfolithobacter dissulfuricans DNA encodes the following proteins:
- a CDS encoding Na(+)/H(+) antiporter subunit D produces the protein MSFTHPAFILIIGALILPLVRGPLRKPYLVLIPLLSFSAVVSNSALSGQFMTFQFMDWQLVFGRVDKLSTVFAYIMALMCIIGTLYGLHVEKAEEHMAAWFYVAGSLGTIYCGDYLTLFFFWEMMAFASVFLVWFRRGPNSLRTGYRYLLIHTIGGVILLFGIMLRYQATGDLAFTLMDVKHPELYTWLIMIGLGLNAAIVPLHSWLPDAYSEASFNGAVFMCAFTTKTAVYTLARACAGMDVLVLLGVVMALYGVIYAVMENDIRKLLAWSIVSQVGYMVAAVGIGTEMAINGASAHAVAHILYKGLLFMGTGSVLYMTGKTKFTELGGLYRKMPATMIFTVIGCLSISAAPFFAAYASKGMIVGAAFEEHLNWVGWLLMFGATGTFMYNGLKLPYFLFFGKENGSPETYEKAADPPWNMQMAMTFGAFFCILVGSFPGILYSLLPYPVEYTPFTAYHFAETVQLLGFATLAFYALRKYLVPEDKLCLDMDWFYRKGGGLFLWVAKNPIQWFDTAWGEAYRAVGLVSLMTTARFWSWFDWHAIDGVVDGIARCVRGIGGRVRVLQSGQIQYTIFYAATFAAIVLITYTLFQLY, from the coding sequence ATGAGTTTTACCCATCCCGCATTCATCCTGATCATCGGCGCGCTTATCCTGCCCCTTGTCCGCGGGCCGTTGCGCAAGCCGTATCTGGTGCTGATCCCGCTGCTCAGTTTCAGTGCCGTGGTCTCCAACTCGGCCCTCTCCGGGCAGTTCATGACCTTCCAGTTCATGGACTGGCAGCTGGTGTTTGGCCGGGTGGACAAATTGTCCACGGTCTTTGCCTACATCATGGCGCTCATGTGCATCATCGGCACCCTGTACGGGCTGCACGTGGAAAAGGCCGAGGAACACATGGCGGCCTGGTTCTATGTGGCCGGCTCGCTGGGGACGATCTACTGCGGTGATTATCTGACCCTGTTCTTCTTCTGGGAAATGATGGCCTTTGCCTCGGTCTTCCTGGTATGGTTCCGGCGCGGGCCCAATTCCCTGCGTACCGGCTACCGCTACCTGCTCATCCACACCATCGGCGGGGTGATTCTGCTGTTCGGTATCATGTTGCGCTACCAGGCCACCGGCGACCTGGCTTTCACCCTGATGGATGTGAAGCATCCTGAGCTCTATACCTGGCTGATCATGATCGGCCTGGGACTGAACGCCGCCATCGTTCCGCTGCACTCCTGGCTGCCCGACGCCTACTCCGAGGCATCGTTCAACGGTGCGGTTTTCATGTGCGCCTTCACCACCAAGACCGCTGTCTACACCCTGGCCCGGGCCTGTGCCGGCATGGATGTCCTGGTTCTGCTCGGCGTGGTCATGGCCCTCTACGGTGTGATCTACGCGGTGATGGAGAATGACATCCGCAAGCTGCTCGCCTGGTCCATCGTCTCCCAGGTGGGCTACATGGTTGCCGCGGTCGGTATCGGTACCGAGATGGCCATCAACGGCGCTTCGGCCCATGCCGTGGCCCACATCCTCTACAAGGGGCTGCTCTTCATGGGCACCGGGTCGGTCCTCTACATGACCGGCAAGACCAAGTTCACCGAGCTGGGCGGTCTCTATCGCAAGATGCCGGCCACCATGATCTTCACCGTCATCGGCTGCCTGTCCATTTCCGCAGCACCCTTTTTTGCCGCCTATGCCTCCAAGGGCATGATTGTGGGCGCGGCCTTTGAGGAACACCTGAACTGGGTCGGCTGGCTTCTCATGTTCGGCGCCACCGGCACCTTCATGTACAACGGCCTCAAGCTGCCTTATTTCCTCTTCTTCGGCAAAGAAAACGGCAGCCCGGAAACCTACGAAAAGGCAGCGGATCCGCCATGGAACATGCAGATGGCCATGACGTTTGGCGCCTTCTTCTGCATCCTGGTCGGCTCCTTTCCCGGCATCCTTTACAGCCTGCTGCCCTATCCGGTGGAATACACGCCGTTTACCGCATACCACTTTGCCGAGACCGTACAGCTGCTCGGCTTTGCCACCCTGGCATTCTATGCTCTCAGGAAATACCTGGTGCCCGAAGACAAGCTCTGCCTGGACATGGACTGGTTCTATCGCAAGGGCGGCGGACTCTTCCTCTGGGTTGCCAAAAATCCGATCCAGTGGTTTGACACCGCCTGGGGGGAGGCCTACCGCGCTGTCGGTCTGGTCAGTCTCATGACCACAGCCCGTTTCTGGAGCTGGTTCGACTGGCACGCCATCGACGGGGTGGTGGATGGCATTGCCCGCTGCGTGCGCGGTATCGGCGGACGGGTGCGGGTGCTCCAGTCCGGACAGATTCAGTACACGATCTTCTATGCTGCGACCTTTGCCGCGATCGTGCTGATTACGTACACACTTTTTCAACTCTACTAA
- a CDS encoding NADH-quinone oxidoreductase subunit M, with the protein MDVLIIKEGFPLLSFLIFFPLAGAVVMLFFSGESFARFWTLAITSLTAIFSIPLVTGFDTTTAKYQFAEAHAWIPQLGINYILGVDGISILLVMLTTIIMPFCVLASWKYIKTRVTPFMICLLIMETSMLGVFMALDFVLFYILWEFMLIPMYLLIAIWGGPRKVYASIKFFLYTLAGSILMLVAIIALYQKNGSFFIPDMMWQNYSMNFQILVFLAFFLAFAIKVPMFPFHTWLPAAHVEAPTAGSVILASVLLKMGTYGFLRFCLPMTPDATFLLAPYILYLSIAGIIYGGFTALAQHDMKKLIAYSSVGHMGFVTLGIFVLNTKGLEGAILQMINHGITTGALFLCVGMIYERTHSRELRLATGVGKYMPWFVTFLAFFSLSSFGFPGTNSFIGEFLVLAGAFEFNKGLALAAIPGAVLAAAYMLRMLQKIIWGGTDNPDQSYLKDLGFREIITLTPFLIFVFWIGLGPQPFIDMMHTSVVNLLDGLHNWQQAQSVADIILR; encoded by the coding sequence ATGGACGTACTGATCATAAAAGAGGGGTTTCCCCTGCTCAGTTTCCTGATTTTCTTCCCGCTCGCCGGAGCTGTGGTGATGCTGTTTTTTTCCGGTGAGTCCTTTGCCCGGTTCTGGACCCTGGCCATTACCTCGCTGACCGCCATCTTCTCCATTCCGCTGGTCACCGGGTTTGACACCACCACGGCCAAATACCAGTTTGCCGAGGCCCATGCCTGGATCCCGCAGCTGGGTATCAATTACATCCTCGGGGTCGACGGCATCTCCATCCTGCTCGTCATGCTGACCACCATCATCATGCCCTTTTGCGTGCTGGCCTCGTGGAAGTACATCAAGACCCGGGTGACCCCGTTCATGATCTGCCTGCTGATCATGGAGACCTCCATGCTCGGCGTGTTCATGGCGCTTGATTTCGTACTCTTCTACATCCTGTGGGAGTTCATGCTCATCCCCATGTACCTGCTGATCGCCATCTGGGGTGGGCCGCGCAAGGTCTATGCCTCCATCAAGTTTTTTCTCTACACCCTGGCCGGCTCCATCCTGATGCTGGTGGCCATCATCGCCCTGTACCAGAAGAACGGCAGTTTCTTCATCCCGGACATGATGTGGCAGAACTACTCCATGAACTTCCAGATCCTGGTGTTCCTGGCCTTTTTTCTCGCCTTTGCCATCAAGGTGCCCATGTTCCCGTTCCACACCTGGCTACCGGCCGCCCATGTGGAGGCGCCCACCGCCGGTTCGGTCATCCTGGCCTCGGTGCTCCTGAAAATGGGAACCTATGGTTTTCTCCGCTTCTGTCTGCCCATGACCCCGGATGCCACCTTCCTGCTGGCGCCCTATATCCTCTACCTCTCCATCGCCGGTATCATCTACGGCGGATTCACGGCCCTGGCTCAGCATGACATGAAGAAGCTGATCGCCTATTCGTCGGTCGGCCACATGGGTTTTGTCACCCTTGGTATCTTTGTCCTCAACACCAAGGGGCTTGAAGGTGCCATCCTGCAGATGATCAATCACGGTATCACCACCGGTGCCCTGTTCCTCTGCGTGGGCATGATCTACGAGCGCACCCATAGCCGCGAGCTGCGGCTGGCCACCGGGGTGGGCAAGTACATGCCCTGGTTCGTGACCTTCCTGGCCTTCTTTTCCCTGTCCTCTTTCGGCTTCCCGGGCACCAACTCCTTTATCGGCGAGTTCCTGGTCCTGGCCGGAGCCTTTGAGTTCAACAAGGGGCTGGCCCTGGCAGCCATTCCCGGCGCTGTGCTGGCCGCTGCCTACATGCTGCGCATGCTGCAGAAGATCATATGGGGCGGCACCGACAATCCGGACCAGTCCTACCTCAAGGACCTGGGCTTCCGGGAGATTATCACCCTGACTCCGTTCCTGATCTTTGTGTTCTGGATCGGTCTTGGGCCGCAGCCCTTTATAGATATGATGCACACATCGGTGGTCAACCTCCTCGATGGACTGCACAACTGGCAGCAGGCCCAGTCGGTGGCTGATATTATCTTGCGGTAG
- a CDS encoding NADH-quinone oxidoreductase subunit N, whose translation MAILPELTLLAAALAFFALSLTKQLNAGQIKNTAVFFGFLTFLASIVCFGTRASLFYDSYQVDQFSQLFKLVMGFALLVVTVFSQTDKDINIEVRPEYYMFLFLSVLGLMALVSSVEMISIFVSLELSSFALYLLVPMRDDQKGLRIQMEAGIKYILFGVMATGFMLYGMSYLFGLTGSTYLAEIIPGLQKVASQPAALFAVLMVLGGFFYKLAVFPMHFWVPDIYQGASNETTGFIATIPKLGAVAMLIRFVTMAQGNVQIIIYLLMTLALCSMFYGNLSALVQTDVKRMLGFSGISHAGFVLLGILTMQVSGYATSIYYIIGYVLMNLACFLVLANVSSKGENLAIEDLNGLHKREPVLAFILAVGLFALAGIPPFIGFMGKFMLLTGAFKQGYLWLVILAAINTAIAIYYYLSVVKAAYTADPEERPDVTVDCFTKTIGVVLVLLIIIMGVFPAKIVSFAGTVVQSIM comes from the coding sequence ATGGCAATCCTACCAGAACTTACGCTCCTTGCGGCAGCACTGGCCTTCTTTGCGCTCAGTCTGACGAAGCAGCTCAACGCTGGTCAGATCAAGAACACCGCCGTGTTCTTTGGATTTCTCACCTTTCTGGCCTCCATAGTCTGTTTCGGAACCAGGGCATCGCTCTTTTATGATTCCTACCAGGTTGACCAGTTCTCGCAGCTTTTCAAGCTGGTCATGGGATTCGCGCTGCTGGTGGTGACCGTGTTCAGCCAGACCGACAAGGACATCAACATCGAGGTGCGGCCGGAATACTACATGTTCCTGTTCCTCTCGGTACTGGGGCTGATGGCCCTGGTCAGCTCGGTGGAGATGATCTCCATCTTCGTCTCCCTGGAGCTTTCCTCCTTTGCCCTCTACCTGCTCGTGCCCATGCGTGATGACCAGAAAGGGCTCCGGATCCAGATGGAGGCCGGCATCAAGTATATCCTCTTCGGGGTCATGGCCACCGGCTTCATGCTCTATGGCATGAGCTATCTCTTCGGGCTCACCGGCTCCACCTACCTGGCCGAGATCATTCCCGGCCTGCAGAAGGTTGCCTCCCAGCCGGCGGCGCTCTTTGCAGTGCTCATGGTGCTGGGCGGATTCTTCTACAAGCTGGCCGTGTTCCCCATGCATTTCTGGGTTCCGGACATCTACCAGGGGGCCTCCAACGAGACCACCGGATTCATCGCCACCATCCCCAAGCTGGGTGCGGTGGCCATGCTGATCCGCTTTGTCACCATGGCCCAGGGCAACGTGCAGATCATCATCTATCTGCTCATGACCCTGGCGCTGTGCTCCATGTTCTACGGTAACCTTTCCGCCCTGGTCCAGACCGATGTCAAGCGGATGCTCGGCTTTTCCGGCATCTCTCATGCCGGATTTGTCCTCCTCGGTATCCTGACCATGCAGGTGAGCGGCTACGCCACTTCCATCTACTACATCATCGGCTATGTTCTGATGAACCTGGCCTGCTTTCTGGTACTGGCCAATGTATCGAGTAAGGGTGAGAACCTTGCCATCGAGGATCTCAACGGTCTGCACAAGCGCGAACCGGTCCTGGCCTTCATACTGGCCGTTGGCCTCTTTGCCCTGGCCGGGATCCCGCCCTTTATCGGCTTCATGGGCAAGTTCATGCTTCTGACCGGGGCCTTCAAGCAGGGCTATCTCTGGCTGGTCATCCTGGCGGCCATCAATACGGCCATTGCCATCTACTACTACCTGTCGGTGGTCAAGGCCGCCTATACCGCAGATCCCGAAGAGCGTCCCGATGTCACCGTGGACTGCTTCACCAAGACCATCGGCGTGGTCCTGGTCCTGCTGATTATCATCATGGGTGTTTTCCCGGCCAAGATAGTTTCCTTTGCCGGCACCGTGGTGCAGTCCATCATGTAG
- a CDS encoding EAL and HDOD domain-containing protein, with protein sequence MDVYIARQPIFNVHLKTYGYELLFRESMGDTLDKVTGSRATCSVLTSTFLTEGIEEITGNKLSFINFTEELLEKNIAPFFPKNKIVVEILEDVPPSPRILTMCRNLVKLGYTLALDDFVFDKRLIPLVELASIIKIDFRQLSMDEIERTLYRLSRFNVKLLAEKIETHEEFEKAVKLGFSYFQGYFFSKPERLRIKEVASTKISLLQLLVEINRPSTTVDRLEEIISSDVALTYKLLRYINSAYYYMLKEVESIRHALVYLGEKGVRSFVCLAIVSEMALDKPVELVRLALIRARFCEQLATRSSRHRVASSQLFLLGLFSLIDAILDTPMKNIVRRVPLGEDLVLALTERKGPCAPFLEVVTSYEKKDAKKCLAALKSIGVDPRHVAPMYVNAVKFVAQALS encoded by the coding sequence ATGGATGTGTATATCGCCCGACAGCCAATTTTCAATGTCCACCTGAAGACCTACGGTTACGAGCTGCTCTTTCGGGAATCCATGGGCGATACCCTGGACAAGGTCACCGGCAGCCGGGCCACCTGCAGCGTTTTGACCAGTACCTTCCTGACCGAGGGCATCGAGGAGATCACCGGCAACAAGCTCTCGTTTATCAACTTCACCGAGGAGCTTCTGGAGAAGAACATCGCCCCCTTTTTTCCCAAGAACAAGATCGTGGTGGAGATCCTCGAGGATGTGCCTCCTTCGCCCAGGATCCTGACCATGTGCAGAAATCTGGTTAAGCTCGGCTACACCCTGGCCCTGGACGACTTTGTCTTTGACAAGCGGTTGATCCCCCTGGTCGAACTGGCCAGCATCATCAAGATCGATTTCCGTCAACTCTCCATGGATGAGATCGAGCGGACCCTGTACCGGCTGTCGAGGTTCAATGTCAAGCTGCTGGCCGAGAAGATCGAAACCCACGAGGAGTTTGAGAAGGCGGTCAAACTCGGATTCAGCTATTTCCAGGGCTATTTTTTCAGCAAGCCTGAGCGGCTGCGGATAAAAGAGGTGGCCTCGACCAAGATAAGCCTGCTGCAGCTGTTGGTGGAGATCAACAGACCGTCGACCACGGTGGACCGGCTGGAGGAGATCATCAGCTCGGATGTGGCCCTTACCTACAAGCTGCTGCGCTATATAAACTCGGCCTATTATTACATGCTCAAAGAGGTGGAGTCCATCCGCCACGCCCTGGTCTACCTGGGCGAGAAAGGGGTGCGCAGTTTCGTCTGTCTGGCCATCGTTTCGGAAATGGCCTTGGACAAACCGGTGGAGCTGGTGCGACTGGCCCTGATCCGGGCCCGGTTCTGCGAACAGCTGGCCACCAGAAGCAGCCGCCACCGGGTGGCCTCCAGCCAGCTCTTCCTCCTGGGGCTCTTCTCCCTGATTGACGCCATCCTCGACACACCGATGAAGAATATCGTCCGCAGGGTACCCCTGGGAGAGGATCTTGTCCTGGCCCTGACGGAGAGAAAAGGTCCCTGTGCCCCTTTTCTCGAGGTTGTTACCAGTTATGAAAAAAAAGATGCCAAAAAATGTCTGGCTGCCCTGAAGAGTATCGGCGTCGACCCGCGGCATGTAGCCCCCATGTATGTCAACGCCGTGAAATTTGTGGCCCAGGCCCTGTCCTGA
- a CDS encoding DUF6920 family protein, with protein sequence MIEKDLPPVVAQYFHHVLSGNRTEIAKVSLSQSGKQRPSPTSAKWMSFTARHQIWPLETRFLWDGRIRLVRGIHLRVVDSYGGGVGSGRVQLLSLLPLASATDVPELNSGALHRYLAEAVWYPTALLPRAKVRWHEISKEAARATLTEHDLTVSLEFRFNRNGEVTGIYSPGRYGRFGNRYIQVPWEGHFSNYQMVNGIRIPMQGEVGWYHEGNLELVWKAKIVRTGPGPQISRR encoded by the coding sequence ATGATAGAGAAGGATCTGCCACCTGTGGTGGCACAGTATTTTCACCATGTCCTGTCCGGGAACCGTACGGAGATCGCAAAGGTATCCCTGAGCCAAAGCGGGAAACAGCGCCCGAGTCCGACCTCCGCCAAGTGGATGTCCTTTACCGCCAGGCACCAGATCTGGCCGCTGGAAACCAGATTCCTCTGGGATGGCCGAATTCGCCTGGTCCGTGGCATTCATCTACGTGTTGTCGACAGTTACGGTGGTGGCGTTGGCTCGGGCAGGGTCCAGCTTTTGTCCCTCCTGCCCCTTGCATCCGCCACCGATGTACCGGAATTAAACTCCGGCGCCCTGCACAGATACCTGGCCGAAGCAGTCTGGTATCCCACGGCTCTCCTTCCCCGGGCCAAGGTCCGCTGGCACGAAATCAGCAAAGAAGCCGCCCGGGCCACCCTGACGGAACATGACCTGACCGTTTCCCTGGAGTTCCGATTCAACAGGAATGGTGAGGTGACGGGCATCTACAGTCCGGGACGATACGGCCGGTTCGGGAACAGGTACATCCAGGTACCGTGGGAAGGGCATTTTTCTAACTACCAGATGGTTAATGGCATACGTATCCCGATGCAGGGTGAGGTTGGCTGGTATCACGAAGGAAACCTGGAGCTGGTCTGGAAGGCGAAAATCGTCAGGACAGGGCCTGGGCCACAAATTTCACGGCGTTGA
- a CDS encoding hybrid sensor histidine kinase/response regulator has translation MILSWWPVVICDIAGAVVTLGLAFASLRAARQWMSRRPDDVFRQYIYLLTIAIVFFAVSRSFGHLVKQLLLLGNMPGIWRAVAPVSGSVNSAVFVVIFAFGIYFHRFRTVHEELEQHKHQLEQLVEERTLELEQTNFKLEEEIAERRHIEKQLLESRATLENIFNSSVPTCITHLDFTLMHANQAYREIWPFRDEQSGVKCYENRPGPNCQTEKCTLRRVVHGQQEIVTYEMAKELPGKGLRHYLVTASPFRDAQGKLVGIIQNFQDITPRKMAERALAAERERLAITLNSIGDGVICTGTDGRVTLFNSMAEKLTGWSSVEAIGRPLEKIFRLVNARTGVPCENPVDKVLTTGNIVGLANHSLLVGRDGKKRHIADSGAPIRDHDGAIIGVVLVFRDVTRQLQMEKELQKIQKLESIGVLAGGIAHDFNNLLVAIIGNLSLTERLVDADSKARELVHNAKAASLRAKELTCQLLTFAKGGAPVKKTSSLADVIRESVGFVLHGEKVNCTFQIPDDLWLVDIDQGQISQVMQNMVINARDAMPDGGTVTISCVNLEDITGENIPGVDDGPFVRITVSDTGCGIDPALMERIFEPYFTTKEAGNGLGLAICHSIISQHGGHITVESRRGAGSSFKIYLPAAPVARETAPVASDQVRTGRGGGHVLVMDDEELVREVTRSMLEDLGYTAVTVTEGREAVQVFRQHQEAGTPFDIVIMDLTVPGGMGGREAAVEILALDPQARLVVSSGYSNDPVMADCRKYGFAAALVKPFTVHELEIILAELA, from the coding sequence ATGATACTTTCCTGGTGGCCGGTTGTTATCTGCGATATTGCCGGGGCGGTGGTAACGCTCGGCCTGGCGTTTGCCAGCCTCAGGGCCGCCCGGCAATGGATGAGCCGGCGGCCCGATGATGTGTTTCGGCAGTATATCTATCTGCTGACCATCGCCATTGTCTTTTTCGCTGTTTCCCGCTCCTTTGGTCACCTGGTCAAACAACTTCTGCTGCTGGGCAACATGCCCGGCATCTGGCGGGCCGTCGCCCCGGTGAGCGGTTCGGTCAACAGCGCTGTCTTCGTGGTGATCTTTGCCTTTGGCATCTATTTCCACCGGTTCCGAACGGTGCACGAGGAACTGGAACAGCACAAGCATCAGCTGGAACAGCTGGTGGAGGAGCGCACGCTGGAACTGGAGCAGACAAACTTCAAGCTGGAAGAAGAGATTGCCGAGCGGCGCCACATTGAAAAACAGCTGCTTGAATCGAGGGCCACCCTGGAAAACATCTTCAACAGCTCGGTGCCCACCTGCATCACCCATCTTGATTTCACCCTCATGCATGCCAACCAGGCGTACCGGGAGATATGGCCTTTCAGGGATGAACAAAGCGGTGTCAAGTGTTACGAAAACCGGCCCGGTCCCAACTGCCAAACCGAAAAATGTACCTTGCGCCGGGTGGTGCACGGGCAGCAGGAGATTGTGACCTATGAGATGGCCAAGGAACTGCCCGGGAAGGGATTACGTCATTATCTCGTTACCGCCAGCCCGTTCCGTGATGCCCAGGGAAAACTCGTCGGCATTATCCAGAACTTCCAGGATATCACCCCCCGCAAGATGGCGGAGCGTGCCCTGGCCGCGGAACGGGAACGCCTCGCCATCACCCTCAATAGCATCGGCGACGGGGTTATCTGCACCGGCACCGACGGGCGGGTGACCCTCTTTAACTCCATGGCCGAAAAACTCACCGGCTGGAGCAGCGTCGAGGCGATCGGCCGTCCCCTGGAAAAGATCTTTCGGCTGGTCAACGCCCGCACCGGCGTGCCCTGCGAGAACCCGGTGGACAAGGTGCTGACCACCGGAAATATCGTCGGATTGGCCAACCACAGTCTCCTGGTTGGTCGCGATGGAAAGAAACGCCATATCGCCGACAGCGGTGCGCCGATCCGGGACCATGACGGGGCGATCATCGGGGTAGTGCTGGTCTTTCGGGATGTCACCAGGCAACTGCAGATGGAAAAAGAACTGCAAAAGATCCAGAAACTGGAATCCATTGGGGTGCTTGCCGGTGGTATCGCCCATGATTTCAATAACCTGCTTGTGGCCATTATCGGCAATCTCAGTCTGACCGAACGGCTGGTCGATGCGGACAGCAAGGCCCGGGAGCTGGTCCATAACGCCAAGGCCGCATCTCTGCGGGCCAAGGAGCTTACCTGTCAGCTGCTCACCTTTGCCAAGGGTGGTGCCCCGGTGAAGAAGACCTCGTCCCTGGCCGATGTCATCCGGGAGTCGGTGGGGTTTGTGCTCCATGGTGAGAAGGTGAACTGTACCTTCCAGATTCCCGATGATCTCTGGCTTGTGGACATTGATCAGGGACAGATCAGCCAGGTCATGCAGAACATGGTCATCAATGCTCGGGATGCCATGCCCGACGGCGGGACCGTCACCATAAGCTGCGTTAACCTGGAGGATATCACCGGCGAGAACATACCCGGTGTCGACGATGGCCCCTTTGTCCGGATCACGGTCAGTGATACCGGCTGCGGCATCGACCCGGCACTGATGGAGCGGATTTTCGAGCCCTACTTCACCACCAAGGAGGCGGGGAACGGGCTGGGACTGGCCATCTGCCACTCCATCATCAGCCAGCACGGCGGTCATATCACCGTGGAGTCCCGCCGGGGTGCCGGGAGCTCGTTTAAGATCTATCTGCCCGCAGCTCCAGTCGCCCGGGAGACCGCGCCGGTGGCAAGCGACCAGGTCCGTACCGGACGTGGTGGAGGGCACGTCCTGGTCATGGACGATGAAGAACTGGTGCGCGAAGTGACCCGCTCCATGCTGGAAGACCTGGGCTATACTGCAGTGACCGTGACCGAGGGCCGGGAGGCTGTCCAGGTTTTCCGCCAGCATCAGGAGGCCGGCACCCCCTTTGACATCGTGATCATGGATCTCACCGTTCCTGGCGGTATGGGAGGCCGGGAAGCCGCGGTGGAAATTCTGGCCCTGGATCCACAGGCCAGGCTCGTTGTCTCCAGTGGCTATTCCAACGATCCTGTGATGGCCGATTGCCGCAAATATGGCTTTGCCGCCGCCCTGGTCAAGCCCTTCACGGTCCACGAGCTCGAAATCATCCTCGCCGAGCTTGCGTGA